From one Actinopolyspora saharensis genomic stretch:
- a CDS encoding ABC transporter permease, with product MNGLIKAEFRKIFTTNLWWALLIPVVVLSFLAGWGGTEFGQMNLIRQATGGRDLPTGLLTMSLSTNYVTVFAALLGALAMAGEYRNKTATTTFLTANPRGAVLGAKLIAYTNIALIYGIANTAFASLGGLLGAGSDGFGEFAQWLMVGGTGLLSMVLWTLLGVGFGAMVTSSVVAVLVLLGYVLVFEGMISAGMSNSTLGWVSNYLPGAASNGIVSNLSVPMFISDVAGEREPMVSETAYRLLHSVFGGSYDFPWWASLLIFAGYAAVFVAGGWLVSNKRDVT from the coding sequence ATGAACGGCTTGATCAAGGCGGAGTTCCGCAAGATTTTCACCACCAACCTGTGGTGGGCGCTGCTGATCCCGGTGGTGGTGCTGAGCTTCCTCGCGGGATGGGGCGGAACGGAATTCGGGCAGATGAACCTCATCCGCCAGGCGACCGGTGGGCGGGACCTGCCGACCGGGCTGCTGACCATGTCGCTGTCGACGAACTACGTGACCGTGTTCGCCGCGCTGCTCGGTGCGCTGGCGATGGCGGGCGAGTACCGGAACAAGACGGCGACCACGACCTTCCTGACCGCCAACCCCAGGGGCGCGGTCCTCGGCGCGAAGCTGATCGCCTACACCAACATCGCCCTGATCTACGGGATCGCCAACACCGCCTTCGCCTCGCTCGGCGGGCTGCTCGGTGCGGGCAGCGACGGGTTCGGCGAGTTCGCGCAGTGGCTCATGGTCGGCGGCACCGGGCTGCTGTCGATGGTGCTGTGGACGCTGCTCGGGGTCGGTTTCGGAGCCATGGTCACCAGCTCCGTGGTGGCGGTGCTGGTGCTGCTCGGCTACGTGCTCGTGTTCGAGGGCATGATCTCCGCCGGGATGTCCAACTCCACGCTGGGCTGGGTGAGCAACTACCTCCCCGGTGCCGCGTCCAACGGGATCGTCAGCAACCTCTCCGTTCCGATGTTCATCTCCGATGTGGCCGGCGAGCGCGAGCCGATGGTCTCGGAAACCGCCTACAGGCTGCTGCACTCCGTCTTCGGCGGGAGCTACGACTTCCCGTGGTGGGCGAGCCTGCTGATCTTCGCGGGCTACGCGGCCGTGTTCGTCGCCGGTGGTTGGCTGGTCTCCAACAAGCGCGACGTCACCTGA
- a CDS encoding zinc finger protein, with protein sequence MSWEGPVVWWNPVEGFRHAFTPERRPRPDQRREALCGLWVTLIEPDEVDWLLPTCEVCMSEAVARGRDRERRREEVGRQLRERFGPEVGG encoded by the coding sequence ATGTCCTGGGAGGGCCCGGTGGTGTGGTGGAACCCGGTCGAGGGGTTCCGGCACGCGTTCACCCCGGAGCGGCGTCCTCGTCCCGACCAGCGGCGCGAGGCCCTGTGCGGGCTGTGGGTCACGCTGATCGAACCCGACGAGGTGGACTGGCTGCTGCCCACCTGCGAGGTCTGCATGAGCGAGGCGGTCGCCCGCGGGCGGGACAGGGAGCGCCGCCGGGAGGAGGTGGGCAGACAACTGCGCGAGCGGTTCGGCCCGGAGGTCGGCGGATGA
- a CDS encoding helix-turn-helix domain-containing protein, with translation MTISPTVRRRILARKLRDMREQAGLTQTETARSLDWKQSKISRIEDCNQGVRVADLLAMLTIYGADAPTREALSTLAREAKRRGWWRSYADALPSWFETYVGLEAEASTISTYEVDVIPGLLQTEEYARADTRATVLDECEENLEQRVQLRLQRQRRFSDESSFALWAVIGEAAIRRPVGGNRVMREQLWHIAKLAESNEVTVQVMPLEAGEHPATGAFTILGFPCAEHPDVVYLESQVGGHYLEEAHQITRYNHVMNHLRAHALDPAESIRVLRTQAEKRAEHDQQHPLA, from the coding sequence ATGACGATCAGTCCAACCGTGCGGCGGCGAATCCTGGCCCGGAAGTTGCGCGACATGCGTGAGCAGGCAGGACTCACGCAGACGGAGACAGCTCGTTCGCTGGACTGGAAGCAGAGCAAGATCAGCCGTATCGAGGACTGCAACCAGGGAGTTCGCGTGGCGGACCTGCTCGCCATGCTGACGATCTACGGGGCGGACGCCCCGACGCGCGAAGCGCTGAGCACTCTGGCCAGAGAGGCCAAACGCAGGGGTTGGTGGCGCTCCTACGCCGATGCGCTCCCGAGCTGGTTCGAAACCTACGTGGGCCTGGAGGCCGAAGCGAGCACGATCAGCACCTACGAGGTCGATGTGATCCCCGGCTTGCTCCAGACCGAGGAGTACGCACGAGCGGACACCCGTGCCACCGTGCTCGACGAGTGCGAGGAGAACCTGGAGCAACGAGTTCAGCTACGTCTGCAGCGGCAGCGCCGCTTCAGCGACGAGTCCTCCTTCGCACTGTGGGCGGTGATCGGGGAGGCGGCCATCCGGCGCCCCGTCGGAGGCAACCGGGTGATGCGAGAACAGCTCTGGCACATCGCCAAGCTCGCCGAGAGCAACGAGGTCACCGTGCAGGTCATGCCGCTGGAAGCGGGAGAGCATCCCGCCACGGGCGCGTTCACGATCTTGGGGTTTCCCTGCGCGGAACACCCGGACGTGGTGTATCTGGAGTCCCAAGTGGGCGGACACTATCTCGAGGAGGCGCACCAGATAACTCGATACAACCATGTCATGAATCACCTTCGCGCTCACGCGCTCGATCCGGCAGAATCAATCCGGGTACTCCGCACCCAAGCCGAGAAGCGAGCCGAGCATGATCAGCAACATCCACTGGCGTAA
- a CDS encoding DUF397 domain-containing protein, with protein sequence MISNIHWRKSSRSTGGGNCVEVGFASAVVAVRDTKDRERGMLTVSPAAWANFVDGLKNAAPTPRHDR encoded by the coding sequence ATGATCAGCAACATCCACTGGCGTAAGTCGTCCCGCAGCACCGGCGGAGGCAACTGCGTCGAAGTCGGGTTCGCCTCCGCCGTCGTGGCGGTGCGGGACACCAAGGATCGGGAGCGCGGGATGCTCACCGTCTCTCCCGCGGCGTGGGCGAACTTCGTGGACGGCCTCAAGAATGCCGCGCCGACTCCTCGTCACGATCGGTGA
- a CDS encoding DUF3558 family protein — MTNLPTAAPLRAATVTAAAACALLLASCSSGSGQPQSQGTEETSSTPLAGMAPCATLTEQQKKQLDITEPGKISRYDEQTCEWVSRGFDISVYEDKSLEKIRFSDADSKKKTEMSGHDSLLVKYDDGACSLAFAVTENSSVSVNSTADTPGDTATACELVQKAAPMVEQNIPES; from the coding sequence GTGACCAACCTTCCCACCGCAGCACCACTCCGCGCCGCCACCGTCACGGCAGCGGCGGCCTGCGCCCTCCTGCTGGCCTCCTGCTCCTCCGGATCGGGGCAACCGCAGTCCCAGGGCACCGAGGAGACGAGTAGTACGCCACTGGCAGGCATGGCCCCTTGCGCCACTCTGACCGAGCAGCAGAAGAAACAACTCGACATCACAGAACCGGGAAAAATAAGCAGGTACGACGAGCAGACGTGCGAGTGGGTTTCGAGAGGATTTGATATATCTGTCTACGAAGACAAATCGCTAGAGAAAATAAGATTCTCCGACGCTGACAGCAAGAAAAAGACGGAAATGTCCGGCCATGATTCACTCCTGGTCAAGTACGACGACGGAGCGTGCTCGCTGGCCTTCGCGGTGACCGAGAACTCCTCGGTCTCGGTGAACAGCACCGCCGACACGCCCGGGGACACGGCGACCGCCTGCGAGCTGGTGCAGAAGGCGGCCCCGATGGTCGAGCAGAACATCCCGGAAAGCTGA
- a CDS encoding DUF3558 family protein produces MHVPARMRRGVVAALGLVTAMTVSSACSAASSEEAPPPPPKTGAGDPVLSGLSPCDALKPQQERSLGAASGGTSEDVDDPSTCSWQLADGSTSVSLHPRKSLRQIDFPEAYQRPHAINDSGGRLVISKNSDTCTVAISVNPSESISVDAEGSGGTNSCDLANEVAPLVERNIPES; encoded by the coding sequence ATGCACGTTCCCGCGAGAATGCGCCGCGGCGTGGTCGCAGCGCTCGGGCTCGTCACCGCCATGACGGTGTCCTCCGCCTGCTCAGCGGCATCCTCCGAGGAAGCGCCACCGCCACCGCCGAAGACAGGTGCCGGCGATCCGGTGCTCAGCGGCCTGTCCCCCTGCGACGCGCTGAAGCCGCAGCAGGAGCGCTCCCTCGGCGCCGCGAGCGGAGGCACCTCGGAGGACGTCGACGACCCGTCGACGTGCAGCTGGCAACTCGCCGACGGGAGCACCAGCGTATCGCTCCACCCGCGAAAGTCCCTGCGGCAAATAGATTTCCCGGAGGCGTACCAGCGGCCTCACGCCATCAACGACAGCGGAGGCAGGCTCGTCATATCCAAGAACAGCGACACCTGCACAGTCGCCATATCGGTCAACCCCTCGGAATCGATTTCCGTCGACGCCGAGGGCTCCGGGGGAACCAATTCCTGCGACCTCGCCAACGAGGTCGCCCCGCTGGTAGAGAGAAACATTCCGGAAAGCTGA
- a CDS encoding ESX secretion-associated protein EspG codes for MPRAFSLSTLAADVLGEHLGINLRRFPFELEHHGATVDERSELRTQAWNELSRRGLVDHDELDQDVEAALLLLHTPRIEIATTYLEATTEQVHRARTVASGRTGVRATQLPEHLRVEFIDPRGIARLCTDPLPEEKAGTLEAATINASEGAVHDDDRSGEDAAGASWLSRAENTATVRRGGPQLRAAQRILGQPTHRIGYFFVTGRGHDGGAARMPAIGWRDTETGRYSVTTRRNNDGAEWNTFAGADKPRLNTYLTEQLNALQSE; via the coding sequence ATGCCGCGAGCGTTCAGTCTGTCCACCCTGGCCGCCGACGTTCTCGGCGAGCACCTCGGGATCAACCTGCGGCGGTTCCCGTTCGAGCTGGAGCACCACGGCGCCACCGTCGACGAGCGCTCCGAGCTGCGCACCCAGGCGTGGAACGAGCTGTCCCGACGTGGCCTGGTCGACCACGACGAGCTCGACCAGGACGTCGAGGCGGCCCTGCTCCTGCTGCACACGCCCCGGATCGAGATCGCGACGACCTATCTGGAGGCGACCACCGAGCAGGTCCACCGGGCGCGCACGGTGGCGAGCGGGCGCACCGGGGTCCGCGCCACCCAGCTGCCCGAGCACCTGCGGGTCGAATTCATCGACCCGCGGGGGATCGCCAGGCTGTGCACCGACCCGCTGCCCGAGGAGAAGGCGGGCACCTTGGAGGCGGCCACCATCAACGCCTCCGAAGGAGCGGTGCACGACGACGACCGGAGCGGCGAGGACGCCGCGGGCGCGTCGTGGCTGTCCCGGGCCGAGAACACCGCCACTGTCCGCCGCGGCGGGCCGCAGCTGCGGGCTGCCCAGCGGATTCTGGGTCAACCCACCCACCGGATCGGCTACTTCTTCGTCACCGGACGCGGACACGACGGAGGAGCCGCGCGCATGCCCGCCATCGGCTGGCGCGACACCGAGACCGGTCGCTACAGCGTCACCACCCGGCGCAACAACGACGGCGCCGAGTGGAACACCTTCGCCGGGGCCGACAAGCCGCGCCTGAACACCTACCTCACCGAGCAGCTCAACGCGCTGCAGAGCGAGTGA
- the hxlB gene encoding 6-phospho-3-hexuloisomerase produces MNSEIELIRSELDTVCPRITEEAVAGCCRELGAAARVFVAGAGRSGFMASAFAMRLVHLGYAVHVVGEATAPAFAEGDVLVGVSGSGNTSGTVRAAGEARRARGRVVAVTTDVDSELAAAADAVLLVPAATKNRAAGEAATAQPLSSLFDQAVHLALDAVCLRLAAEAGIDNAAARGAHVKTE; encoded by the coding sequence ATGAATTCCGAGATCGAACTGATCCGTTCGGAGCTGGACACCGTCTGCCCGCGGATCACCGAGGAGGCCGTGGCGGGCTGCTGCCGGGAGCTGGGCGCGGCCGCGCGGGTGTTCGTGGCCGGTGCGGGGCGCTCCGGTTTCATGGCCAGCGCCTTCGCGATGCGGCTCGTGCACCTGGGCTACGCGGTGCACGTGGTCGGCGAGGCCACCGCCCCGGCCTTCGCCGAGGGGGACGTGCTCGTCGGGGTCTCCGGTTCGGGGAACACGAGCGGGACGGTGCGGGCCGCGGGGGAGGCGCGCCGCGCCCGCGGCCGGGTGGTCGCGGTGACCACGGATGTGGACTCCGAGCTGGCCGCTGCTGCCGACGCGGTGCTGCTGGTTCCGGCGGCGACCAAGAACCGCGCCGCGGGCGAGGCCGCGACGGCGCAGCCGCTGTCCAGCCTGTTCGATCAGGCCGTGCACCTGGCGCTGGACGCGGTGTGCCTGCGGTTGGCGGCGGAAGCCGGCATCGACAACGCCGCGGCGCGCGGCGCGCACGTCAAGACCGAGTGA
- a CDS encoding orotidine 5'-phosphate decarboxylase / HUMPS family protein — MELQIALDRMELDEAVRLTERVAGRADRIEVGTSLVKRYGTRAVSEVVAAGGGTPVLADLKTADDLRTEFALAADGGARAVTVLGQAPEETVRRGVEVAAELGLELLVDLLGVSERRRERLLGMLPEWVLLGAHLGKDAQGTGWSVVDLLGDWVRGRRVAVAGGMTEEVVASLSRSGAASRAIVGSAITKAADPVERASRMREVAGRGSS; from the coding sequence ATGGAACTGCAGATAGCGCTGGACCGGATGGAGCTGGACGAGGCCGTCCGGCTGACGGAACGAGTGGCGGGCCGCGCCGACCGGATCGAGGTGGGGACCTCGCTGGTCAAGCGCTACGGGACGCGCGCGGTGTCCGAAGTGGTGGCCGCGGGCGGGGGCACGCCGGTGCTGGCCGACCTCAAGACCGCCGACGACCTGAGGACCGAGTTCGCGCTGGCCGCCGACGGCGGGGCGCGAGCGGTCACCGTCCTGGGGCAGGCCCCGGAGGAGACGGTGCGCCGCGGGGTCGAGGTGGCCGCGGAGCTCGGGCTGGAGCTGCTGGTGGACCTGCTCGGGGTGTCCGAGCGGCGGCGGGAGCGCCTGCTCGGGATGCTGCCGGAGTGGGTGCTGCTCGGCGCGCACCTCGGCAAGGACGCGCAGGGAACCGGCTGGTCGGTCGTGGACCTGCTCGGTGACTGGGTGCGCGGGCGCCGGGTGGCGGTCGCGGGAGGCATGACCGAGGAGGTGGTCGCCTCGCTGAGTCGTTCCGGCGCGGCGAGCCGGGCGATCGTGGGCTCGGCGATCACCAAGGCCGCCGATCCGGTGGAGCGGGCGAGCCGGATGCGCGAGGTCGCGGGCCGAGGGTCGTCCTGA
- a CDS encoding sugar kinase, with translation MVTPGEIMAMFVAEENSLEHAEHFRRRLAGAELNVSVGLARLGHRVGFLGAVGDDPLGTHARRTLEAEGIDAAGLTVDPAAGTGFQLKNRVAEGDPTVVYFRRASAGSRFAWSESCAELVGGARHLHLTGVFAALSASTLDCARKAVDRARAVGATVSFDPNLRPALWSDRGEMVEVINELAERADWVLPGLDEGEVLTGAADPAAVADFYLSRGVSEVVIKLGGRGAELHTPQGSHSLPAHPVEVVDTVGAGDGFAAGWISARLDGLSAEDALRRACEVGARATTSRGDMDGLPTRRLLEQPVGA, from the coding sequence GTGGTGACCCCAGGCGAGATCATGGCGATGTTCGTCGCCGAGGAGAACTCGCTGGAGCACGCCGAGCACTTCCGCAGGCGCCTGGCCGGAGCGGAGCTCAACGTCTCGGTCGGGCTGGCCAGGCTCGGCCACCGGGTCGGCTTCCTCGGCGCCGTCGGGGACGACCCGCTGGGCACGCACGCCCGCAGGACGCTGGAGGCCGAGGGGATCGACGCGGCGGGGCTGACCGTCGACCCGGCAGCGGGAACCGGGTTCCAGCTCAAGAACCGGGTGGCCGAGGGAGACCCGACGGTCGTGTACTTCCGGCGCGCATCCGCCGGGTCCCGTTTCGCCTGGTCGGAGTCCTGCGCGGAGCTGGTCGGCGGTGCGCGCCACCTGCACCTGACCGGGGTGTTCGCCGCGCTGTCTGCGAGCACGCTGGACTGCGCCCGCAAGGCCGTCGACCGCGCCCGCGCGGTCGGGGCCACGGTCTCCTTCGACCCGAACCTGCGGCCTGCGCTGTGGTCCGACCGGGGCGAGATGGTCGAGGTGATCAACGAGCTGGCCGAGCGGGCCGACTGGGTGCTGCCCGGCCTGGACGAGGGGGAAGTGCTGACGGGGGCAGCGGACCCGGCCGCCGTCGCCGATTTCTACCTCTCCCGCGGGGTGTCCGAGGTGGTGATCAAGCTCGGCGGCCGCGGGGCGGAGCTGCACACCCCCCAGGGCAGCCACTCGCTGCCCGCCCACCCGGTCGAAGTGGTGGACACGGTCGGCGCGGGTGACGGTTTCGCGGCGGGCTGGATCAGCGCAAGGCTGGACGGTCTTTCCGCGGAGGACGCGCTGCGCAGGGCCTGCGAGGTCGGCGCGCGGGCGACCACCAGTCGGGGTGACATGGACGGGCTGCCGACCAGGCGGCTGCTGGAGCAGCCGGTCGGCGCGTGA
- a CDS encoding fumarylacetoacetate hydrolase family protein, with protein sequence MSRHGRVHTVLSQRGRKHVVAGEPVDNAAVLRRPDDVPVVEEFSGERLAPVRPATLFGMARNTGEENRALPPAAFLKAPATVTDPGADVPLPEGIGRVDAEAELAVVLGAPLRNGSGSEVLEHVLGYTVGIDVTARDAQREDPLWTTAKSRSGFSPLGPWIETEPDPAHARISLLRNGSPVAEGSTGELARGVVEVLEFLSELVELRPGDVVLTGAPGTYAPVAAGDTVTALISGIGELTVGVTSRAAHTRVERNRTGGGQH encoded by the coding sequence TTGAGCCGCCACGGCCGGGTCCACACGGTGCTCTCCCAACGGGGCCGGAAGCACGTGGTCGCCGGTGAACCGGTGGACAACGCGGCGGTGCTGCGCCGCCCGGACGACGTCCCCGTGGTGGAGGAGTTCTCCGGGGAGCGGTTGGCCCCGGTCCGGCCGGCGACCCTGTTCGGGATGGCGCGCAACACCGGGGAGGAGAACCGGGCGCTGCCACCCGCGGCGTTCCTCAAGGCTCCGGCGACGGTGACGGATCCGGGCGCGGACGTCCCGCTGCCGGAGGGCATCGGCCGGGTCGACGCCGAGGCCGAACTCGCCGTGGTGCTGGGCGCCCCGCTGCGCAACGGCAGCGGGAGCGAGGTCCTGGAGCACGTGCTCGGCTACACGGTCGGCATCGACGTCACCGCCAGGGACGCCCAGCGGGAGGACCCGCTGTGGACCACGGCCAAGAGCAGGTCCGGGTTCAGCCCGCTCGGTCCCTGGATCGAGACGGAACCGGATCCCGCCCACGCCCGGATATCCCTGCTGCGCAACGGTTCCCCGGTCGCGGAGGGAAGCACCGGCGAACTGGCCAGGGGAGTGGTCGAGGTCCTGGAGTTCCTCTCCGAACTGGTCGAACTCCGCCCGGGTGACGTGGTGCTCACCGGGGCCCCGGGCACCTACGCACCCGTCGCGGCGGGTGACACGGTCACGGCGCTGATCTCCGGGATCGGCGAGCTGACCGTCGGGGTGACGAGCCGCGCCGCGCACACCCGAGTCGAACGCAACCGGACAGGGGGAGGACAGCATTGA
- a CDS encoding MFS transporter, translated as MSSSASTTPTELGRQRWLRLLPVAFVTYSLAYLDRSNYSIGVAGGMKEDLAIGGGTASLIGAAFFLGYTLFQIPGTIYAERRSVRNLIFWCTLAWGVLATLQGLLQHAVTLLVVRFLLGSVEAAVLPAMVVFLARWFTKRERGSANAVLILGNPITVMWLNAVSGYIVELTSWREMFIIEGLPAIAWAFVFRALVSDFPSTAKWLNRSERDALLSALESEEGAGTPVASYAQAVRSRPVVLFSVQYLLWSIGVYGLVFWLPSIVKAGSGQGIGLTGLISAIPFGVAALLMVLNSRVSDRAGTRSRYVWPWLLGGGAAFYLSYLVGPDNFTAALLLLVVAGGAMYAPYGPYFAYVSESLPRDFAGAGVACVNAVGSLGGFLGSYLVGYLNSATGSNTASFMLMAGSLVLAALITPLVRSRRTPASAEPAEPELAAGNGNR; from the coding sequence GTGTCGTCCTCCGCTTCGACAACCCCGACCGAACTGGGCAGGCAGAGGTGGTTGCGACTGCTCCCGGTCGCCTTCGTGACCTACTCGCTGGCCTATCTGGACCGGTCCAACTACTCCATCGGCGTGGCCGGTGGCATGAAGGAGGACCTGGCGATCGGCGGGGGAACCGCTTCGCTGATCGGAGCCGCGTTCTTCCTCGGGTACACGCTGTTCCAGATCCCGGGCACCATCTACGCCGAGCGGCGCAGCGTCCGCAATCTGATCTTCTGGTGCACCCTCGCCTGGGGCGTGCTCGCCACTCTCCAGGGACTGCTGCAGCACGCGGTGACCCTGCTCGTCGTGCGCTTCCTGCTGGGCTCGGTCGAGGCGGCCGTGCTGCCCGCGATGGTGGTCTTCCTCGCGAGGTGGTTCACCAAGCGGGAGCGCGGCAGCGCCAACGCCGTGCTGATCCTCGGCAACCCGATCACGGTCATGTGGCTCAACGCGGTCTCCGGCTACATCGTCGAGCTGACCAGCTGGCGCGAGATGTTCATCATCGAGGGGCTGCCAGCCATCGCCTGGGCCTTCGTGTTCCGGGCCCTGGTCAGCGATTTCCCGTCCACGGCCAAGTGGCTCAACCGCTCCGAGCGGGACGCGCTGCTGAGCGCGCTGGAGTCCGAGGAGGGCGCGGGCACCCCGGTCGCCTCCTACGCCCAGGCCGTCCGGTCCCGTCCCGTGGTGCTGTTCTCCGTGCAGTACCTGCTGTGGAGCATCGGCGTCTACGGGCTGGTCTTCTGGCTGCCCAGCATCGTCAAGGCCGGATCCGGCCAGGGGATCGGGCTCACCGGGCTGATCTCGGCCATTCCCTTCGGGGTGGCGGCACTGCTCATGGTGCTCAACTCGCGCGTTTCCGACCGGGCGGGCACGCGGTCCCGCTACGTCTGGCCCTGGCTGCTGGGCGGTGGCGCGGCCTTCTACCTCTCCTACCTGGTCGGGCCGGACAACTTCACCGCGGCCCTCCTGCTGCTGGTGGTGGCGGGCGGCGCGATGTACGCCCCGTACGGGCCGTACTTCGCCTACGTCTCGGAGAGCCTGCCGCGCGACTTCGCCGGAGCGGGCGTGGCCTGCGTGAACGCGGTGGGGTCCCTGGGCGGCTTCCTCGGGTCCTACCTGGTCGGATACCTCAACTCCGCCACGGGCTCCAACACGGCCTCCTTCATGCTGATGGCGGGCTCGCTCGTGCTGGCCGCGCTGATCACCCCGCTGGTGCGGTCGAGGAGGACGCCCGCGAGCGCGGAGCCCGCCGAACCGGAGCTCGCGGCCGGGAACGGGAACCGATGA
- a CDS encoding IclR family transcriptional regulator, with translation MTDPAERSEDNAKRGDMVGKALRVLNLLGEAPNGATLSELARRAGYPVSTTHRLLNSIAREQFAVIDEERRWHLGLRMFELGQRVLSARGFAGVTTPVLQRVSERTGEPTLMSFREGHEQLYVNHAEGSQQIQITGEPGKRGPLHCTAMGKCLIAFAPEETREQLVSELHLEKLGPRTITDRAAFRETIEQVRADGFAVADEEHEEGILAVGVPVLTPDGTVAASVSTAVPAFRSSLEELYTHLGPLRQAARELAAGLPSG, from the coding sequence GTGACGGATCCAGCGGAAAGATCCGAGGACAACGCCAAACGTGGCGACATGGTCGGAAAAGCGCTGCGGGTGCTGAACCTGCTGGGCGAGGCCCCGAACGGCGCGACGCTCTCCGAGCTCGCGCGCCGCGCCGGATATCCGGTCAGCACCACCCACCGGCTGCTGAACTCGATCGCCCGGGAGCAGTTCGCCGTGATCGACGAGGAGCGGCGCTGGCACCTGGGGCTGCGCATGTTCGAGCTCGGCCAGCGCGTGCTCAGCGCCCGCGGATTCGCCGGAGTCACCACCCCGGTGCTGCAACGCGTCTCCGAGCGGACCGGCGAACCGACGCTGATGTCCTTCCGCGAAGGGCACGAGCAGCTCTACGTCAACCACGCAGAGGGCTCGCAGCAGATCCAGATCACCGGAGAACCGGGCAAGCGCGGCCCGCTGCACTGCACCGCCATGGGCAAGTGCCTGATCGCCTTCGCCCCGGAGGAGACACGCGAGCAACTGGTGTCCGAACTGCACCTGGAGAAGCTGGGGCCGCGCACCATCACCGACCGCGCGGCCTTCCGGGAGACCATCGAACAGGTGCGCGCGGACGGCTTCGCCGTGGCCGACGAGGAGCACGAGGAGGGGATACTGGCCGTGGGGGTGCCCGTGCTGACACCCGACGGCACGGTCGCGGCCTCCGTGTCCACCGCCGTGCCCGCGTTCCGCTCCTCGCTGGAGGAGCTCTACACCCACCTGGGGCCGCTCCGGCAAGCGGCCCGCGAGCTGGCGGCGGGCCTTCCTTCCGGGTGA